The Guyparkeria halophila DNA window CCCGGAAACGAGCGATTGAGGTCGCGCCGGTCGGGCAGGTAGCGGCTTTCGTGGATCAGGCCGTAGGCATTGACCACCGGCACGGCGATCAGGGTGCCGCGCAGGCGCTGCAGTGTCGGGGTCTTTAGTACGCGGCGGATGATTTCCACGCCGTTGAGTTCGTCGCCGTGGACGGCGGCGCAGACGAACAAGGTCGGGCCGTCGCGCCGACCGTGGATCACGTGCACCGGCATGGAAAGCGCGGTGTGCGAACTCAGGCGCGGCATTTCCAGGTCGACCAGGGCGCGTCGCCCCGGTTCGATGCGCCGCCCGGCGATCTCGAAGGCCTGGCGCATGCCCTCAGCCCCGGCCACGGGTGCGGGTCAGGCCACGCGAGGTGCGTCGTTCCGCCAGTCGCTTCTCGATGAACTGGATCTGTGTGCCGGCGATGTCCTTGCCGGTGGCCGTCTCGATGCCCTCCAGCCCGGGCGACGAGTTGACCTCCATCACCACCGGGCCGTGGTTCGAGCGCAGCAGGTCGACGCCGGCGACGTTCAGTCCCATGGTCTTGGCCGCGCGCACCGCCGTGGAGCGCTCCTCGGGGGTGATCCGGATCAGGCTGGCCGAGCCACCGCGATGCAGGTTGGAGCGGAACTCGCCTTCCTTGCCCTGGCGCTTCATCGACGCCACCACCTTGTCGCCGATGACGAAGCAGCGGATGTCGGCGCCGCCGGCCTCCTTGATGTATTCCTGCACCAGGATGTTGGCCTTCAGGCCCATGAACGCCTCGATCACGCTCTCGGCGGCCTGGTTGGTCTCGGCCAGCACCACGCCGA harbors:
- the rimK gene encoding 30S ribosomal protein S6--L-glutamate ligase encodes the protein MKIAILSRNPKLYSTRRLVEAATDRGHEVRVLDVLRCYMNITSNKPKVHYKGETLDDFDAVIPRIGASVTFYGASVLRQFEMMGTFPLNESVAISRSRDKLRSLQLLSRKGIGLPVTGFAHRPDDVEDLIKMVGGAPLVIKLLEGTQGIGVVLAETNQAAESVIEAFMGLKANILVQEYIKEAGGADIRCFVIGDKVVASMKRQGKEGEFRSNLHRGGSASLIRITPEERSTAVRAAKTMGLNVAGVDLLRSNHGPVVMEVNSSPGLEGIETATGKDIAGTQIQFIEKRLAERRTSRGLTRTRGRG